In a genomic window of Thiosocius teredinicola:
- a CDS encoding ABC transporter permease, which translates to MVAFLVKRAAQGVVALLVVAFVSFLLFNFVGDPVDNMVGQDASLADRQAMRDRLGLNDTPLLQFARFVNNVLHGEFGISYRLQRPVGTLIRERLPATVELVCLSTLVALVIGIPLGVHTGIRRKSWFSRFVMTMSLIGVSLPTFVIGILLIYVFSVSLGMLPSFGRGEVTDVGGWSTGLLSVSGWQAIILPAVTLSLFQMALILRLVRSSMLEVICSDFIKFARARGLPPNVVHYGHALKNAMMPVITVIGLNVGTLIAFSVVTETVFQWPGLGFLFIQAVRFADIPIMAAYLLLVALLFISINFVVDLLYLAIDPRLRGARRVAER; encoded by the coding sequence ATGGTCGCTTTCTTGGTCAAACGGGCGGCGCAGGGTGTGGTGGCATTGCTCGTTGTCGCTTTCGTCTCGTTTCTGTTGTTCAACTTCGTCGGCGATCCTGTCGACAACATGGTGGGGCAGGATGCGAGCCTGGCAGATCGCCAGGCGATGCGTGACCGGCTCGGGTTGAACGATACGCCGCTGCTGCAATTTGCGCGTTTTGTGAACAACGTGTTGCACGGCGAGTTCGGCATCTCGTACCGCTTGCAACGCCCGGTCGGCACGCTCATTCGCGAACGTCTGCCGGCCACCGTCGAGCTTGTTTGCCTTTCCACTCTCGTCGCCCTGGTGATCGGAATACCGCTCGGCGTGCACACCGGCATCAGGCGCAAATCCTGGTTCAGTCGATTCGTCATGACGATGTCGTTGATTGGTGTCTCGCTGCCGACCTTCGTCATCGGCATTCTTCTGATCTACGTGTTTTCGGTGTCGCTCGGTATGCTGCCGTCGTTTGGCCGCGGTGAGGTCACCGATGTTGGTGGATGGTCGACGGGATTGCTGAGTGTCTCCGGTTGGCAGGCGATCATCCTGCCGGCGGTGACGCTGAGCTTGTTTCAGATGGCGCTGATCCTGCGGCTCGTACGCAGTTCGATGCTCGAGGTGATCTGCTCAGACTTCATCAAGTTCGCACGTGCACGTGGCCTGCCACCGAACGTGGTTCACTACGGTCACGCCCTGAAGAACGCCATGATGCCGGTCATTACGGTGATTGGGCTGAACGTCGGCACCTTGATCGCCTTTTCCGTCGTGACCGAGACGGTCTTCCAGTGGCCCGGGCTGGGCTTCTTGTTCATCCAGGCAGTTCGGTTCGCGGATATCCCGATCATGGCGGCCTATCTGCTGCTGGTGGCCTTGCTGTTCATCAGTATCAATTTCGTCGTTGACCTGTTGTACCTCGCGATTGATCCACGGTTGAGGGGTGCTCGTAGGGTGGCGGAGCGGTAG
- a CDS encoding ABC transporter substrate-binding protein → MNWGRMMLARNVSISAFVLALLFSVPAVVSAENVIRWASQGDALTLDPHATNEVTTISTIRKIYDSLVYADNDLKLIPWLAKSWELVDPTTWRFVLRDDVKWQDGSPFTAEDVKFSLTRALAETSDFRKQIGSIKQVEIVDDYTVHIVTDGPNPILPNQLTTIFMMSEAWSEQHGVSEPQNFGGNEETYAVRHAMGTGPFVLQTRDPGIRTVMAKNAAWWGLADHPHAVDELVYTPISNQATRVAALLSGEIDLLLDPPLQDIERIKRTPGLKVVQTAQDRTIFLGLDQASDELRTSNVKGANPFKDKRVRLALYKAIDIEAIRDKVMRGYAVPAGIVTGPVSHGYTEALDQRASYDVETAKWLLAEAGYPDGFSVRLDCPNDRYINDEAICQAVTGMLGKIGINVDLSAQPKTLHFPKIKNRETDFYLLGWGVPTLDSHYVFSYLARESTWNATGFDDPQIDKLIDQIGVEVDFAARDEQIAQVWRRLKDDVVYLPLHHQTVVWAMKDWLDIPVPADNAVRFVFAEIKPH, encoded by the coding sequence ATGAACTGGGGTCGAATGATGTTGGCCAGAAACGTATCTATTTCGGCATTCGTGCTCGCATTGCTGTTTTCGGTCCCTGCTGTAGTCAGCGCTGAAAACGTGATCCGCTGGGCCAGTCAGGGCGACGCCCTCACACTGGATCCACATGCCACGAACGAAGTCACGACGATATCGACGATACGCAAGATCTACGATTCGTTGGTTTACGCGGATAACGACCTGAAACTCATACCGTGGTTGGCCAAGTCATGGGAGCTGGTCGACCCGACCACATGGCGTTTCGTGCTGCGCGATGACGTCAAATGGCAGGATGGGTCGCCTTTCACTGCCGAGGATGTGAAATTCAGCCTGACCCGGGCGCTGGCGGAGACATCGGATTTCCGCAAGCAGATCGGCAGCATCAAGCAGGTTGAGATCGTCGATGACTACACGGTTCACATCGTTACCGATGGCCCCAACCCGATTCTGCCAAACCAGCTGACGACGATCTTCATGATGTCCGAGGCGTGGAGCGAGCAGCACGGCGTCAGTGAACCGCAGAACTTCGGTGGCAACGAGGAGACCTATGCGGTCCGGCATGCCATGGGAACCGGGCCTTTTGTTCTGCAGACGCGCGACCCGGGCATCCGCACGGTGATGGCAAAGAATGCCGCCTGGTGGGGGCTCGCGGATCACCCGCATGCGGTTGACGAACTGGTCTATACGCCGATCTCCAACCAGGCAACCCGTGTCGCCGCGCTGCTGTCCGGCGAGATCGACCTGCTGTTGGACCCGCCGCTGCAGGATATCGAGCGCATCAAGCGCACCCCTGGGCTCAAGGTGGTGCAGACCGCGCAGGACCGCACGATCTTCCTCGGCCTGGATCAGGCGAGCGACGAACTGCGGACCTCCAACGTCAAAGGCGCCAACCCGTTCAAGGACAAGCGGGTTCGCCTGGCGCTTTACAAAGCGATCGATATCGAAGCGATCCGCGACAAGGTGATGCGTGGCTACGCGGTCCCCGCCGGTATCGTGACCGGCCCGGTGTCGCACGGCTATACTGAGGCGCTCGACCAACGGGCCTCGTATGACGTGGAAACTGCGAAGTGGCTACTCGCCGAAGCGGGTTATCCCGACGGCTTCTCCGTGCGGCTCGATTGCCCGAACGACCGTTACATCAACGACGAGGCAATCTGTCAGGCGGTCACCGGCATGCTCGGCAAGATCGGCATCAACGTCGATTTGTCGGCTCAACCCAAGACGTTGCACTTTCCCAAGATCAAGAATCGCGAGACCGACTTCTATCTGCTCGGTTGGGGCGTGCCCACCCTGGATTCGCACTATGTGTTTTCCTACCTGGCACGTGAGAGCACCTGGAATGCCACCGGGTTCGATGATCCGCAGATCGATAAGCTGATCGATCAGATCGGCGTCGAGGTCGACTTTGCGGCGCGCGATGAGCAGATTGCGCAGGTCTGGCGACGCCTGAAAGACGACGTCGTCTATCTGCCTCTGCATCACCAGACGGTCGTATGGGCAATGAAAGACTGGTTGGATATCCCGGTGCCGGCCGATAATGCCGTTCGATTCGTGTTTGCCGAGATCAAACCGCATTGA
- a CDS encoding Crp/Fnr family transcriptional regulator, which produces MKINSSTLHSISVFEGLERHQLDEIASEMRSRSYTAKQEILAQNDPTSDVFFIISGTALAAGFSNTGKEVHFEELGPGTMFGELAAIDGGTRSAHVIAKTDTQVATLSAEKFWETMRRYPVVSANTMKRLSRLIRDHCDRIFEYRTLGVQNRIHAELLRLARKQGGTTGPVVITNPPTHTEIADRVATHREAVSRELSRLKSIGLIEWDSKGHIIKSLEDLERMVQDVKGM; this is translated from the coding sequence ATGAAAATCAACAGCTCCACGCTCCACTCCATCAGTGTCTTCGAAGGCCTGGAGCGACATCAGCTCGACGAGATCGCCAGTGAAATGCGGTCTCGCTCGTACACCGCGAAACAGGAAATCCTGGCGCAGAACGATCCCACGTCCGACGTGTTCTTTATCATCAGCGGCACCGCGCTGGCTGCAGGCTTTTCCAACACCGGCAAAGAGGTGCATTTCGAGGAACTCGGGCCGGGCACGATGTTCGGTGAACTGGCCGCGATCGACGGCGGCACGCGCTCAGCGCACGTGATCGCGAAGACCGATACCCAGGTCGCCACACTCAGCGCGGAGAAATTCTGGGAGACGATGCGTCGCTACCCGGTGGTCTCCGCCAACACCATGAAGCGCCTGTCGCGGCTGATTCGTGACCACTGCGACCGGATCTTCGAGTACCGCACACTGGGTGTGCAGAACCGCATCCACGCCGAACTGCTTAGGCTCGCCAGAAAACAAGGCGGCACCACCGGCCCCGTAGTGATAACGAATCCGCCGACACATACCGAGATCGCCGATCGCGTCGCCACGCACCGTGAGGCAGTCAGTCGTGAGCTATCCCGCCTGAAGTCCATCGGTCTGATCGAATGGGACTCCAAGGGCCACATCATCAAGAGCCTCGAAGACCTCGAACGCATGGTGCAGGATGTAAAGGGCATGTAA
- a CDS encoding vanadium-dependent haloperoxidase, whose translation MPASRNNRRDVISGNVGLRNRTRINALGRTPENFTVCLSDGPFAGVDIVNNKNVAQQPNGDERLSHFGGSFSKGLEHAPDTGLVATPYDYLDLVEILTGIRANTEFPDPEALSSIDSVRRALSVPKQDARRYVNPLAAVAGGGTGVDAFDVKLPPAPQLASRQAGTELVELYWMALLRDTPFAQWDSCESAGAATEELNRLNAPEPRLGEERFTQHYGADGQLAADITTQRLFRGSAPGDDVGPYVSQFLLQDIPYGTYTIAQKQHRLADRADYLDTWEAWLTTQNGLDTARSRAQLEDRQQPQRHIVTLRDLAHYVHFDVFHQAFMNAALILDGMAAPLSDTNPYRESSTQEGFGVFGKPHILSAIAEVGARALRVAWHQKWLVHRRLRPEAMAARAERQRTGDVVDLLDGAVFESTAAERLLARNDNLLLPQAYAEGAPMHPSYASGHATVAGACATLLKAFFKNDFVLADAKQAVLAPDGSTRLEDHAQALTVEGEINKLAANIAIGRMAAGVNYRSDYAKSLALGEAVAIAMLQEQAMELKEGTSCDAIAFEFNNFSGRKVQITYAGQALCNQSGYQAPQTFRCVSA comes from the coding sequence ATGCCTGCCAGTCGCAACAACCGCCGTGACGTGATCTCAGGTAACGTCGGCCTGCGCAATCGCACCAGAATCAACGCACTGGGAAGGACCCCGGAGAATTTCACCGTGTGCCTGAGCGACGGCCCCTTTGCCGGGGTCGACATCGTCAACAACAAGAACGTGGCGCAACAGCCCAATGGCGACGAGCGACTCAGCCACTTCGGCGGCAGTTTCTCCAAGGGGCTGGAGCACGCCCCCGACACCGGTCTGGTCGCCACACCTTACGATTACCTCGACCTTGTCGAGATACTGACCGGTATCCGCGCCAATACCGAGTTCCCCGACCCGGAGGCGCTGTCTTCCATCGACAGCGTGCGACGCGCATTGAGCGTCCCCAAGCAGGACGCACGACGCTACGTCAATCCGCTGGCTGCAGTCGCCGGCGGCGGAACCGGCGTCGACGCATTCGACGTGAAGCTTCCGCCGGCGCCGCAACTGGCCAGTCGCCAAGCCGGCACCGAACTGGTCGAGCTGTATTGGATGGCACTGCTGCGCGACACGCCGTTTGCCCAGTGGGACAGCTGTGAGTCGGCAGGTGCCGCGACCGAGGAACTGAACCGCCTCAACGCGCCGGAGCCGCGGCTCGGCGAAGAGCGTTTTACGCAACACTACGGCGCCGACGGCCAGCTGGCTGCCGACATCACCACCCAGCGCCTGTTTCGCGGCTCGGCTCCCGGTGACGACGTCGGCCCCTATGTCTCGCAGTTCCTGCTGCAAGACATCCCCTACGGCACCTATACGATCGCGCAAAAACAGCATCGCCTGGCCGACCGCGCCGACTACCTGGACACCTGGGAGGCATGGCTGACCACGCAGAACGGCCTCGATACCGCGCGCAGCCGTGCTCAACTCGAGGATCGTCAACAGCCGCAGCGCCACATCGTCACCCTGCGCGACTTGGCGCACTACGTTCACTTCGATGTGTTCCACCAGGCCTTTATGAATGCCGCACTGATCCTGGACGGCATGGCCGCTCCGCTATCCGACACCAACCCGTACCGCGAATCCTCAACGCAGGAAGGCTTTGGCGTGTTCGGCAAGCCGCATATTTTGAGCGCCATCGCCGAGGTCGGCGCCCGCGCACTGCGCGTCGCCTGGCACCAGAAATGGCTGGTCCACCGGCGACTCCGCCCCGAGGCCATGGCGGCACGTGCCGAACGCCAACGCACGGGCGACGTGGTCGACTTGCTCGATGGCGCGGTGTTCGAATCGACCGCAGCCGAGCGCCTGCTCGCCCGCAACGACAACCTGCTGCTGCCGCAGGCCTATGCGGAAGGCGCCCCGATGCATCCGTCGTACGCCTCAGGTCACGCCACCGTGGCGGGCGCGTGCGCCACCCTGCTGAAGGCGTTTTTCAAGAACGATTTCGTGCTTGCAGACGCGAAACAGGCAGTGCTTGCACCGGACGGCTCAACCCGCCTGGAGGATCATGCGCAGGCGTTGACCGTGGAAGGCGAGATCAACAAGCTGGCGGCCAACATTGCGATCGGGCGCATGGCCGCAGGTGTCAACTACCGCTCGGACTACGCCAAATCGCTCGCTCTCGGCGAAGCGGTCGCCATCGCGATGCTGCAGGAACAGGCCATGGAACTGAAGGAAGGGACGAGTTGCGACGCAATCGCCTTTGAATTCAACAACTTCTCGGGCCGCAAGGTGCAGATAACCTACGCCGGGCAAGCGCTCTGCAACCAGTCGGGCTACCAGGCGCCACAGACCTTCCGCTGCGTATCGGCCTGA